In Falco cherrug isolate bFalChe1 chromosome 5, bFalChe1.pri, whole genome shotgun sequence, one DNA window encodes the following:
- the LOC129736244 gene encoding butyrophilin subfamily 1 member A1-like isoform X2 encodes MNFFPLERHCVLCYSVKGRSDGLRQRIYAQGKGKPSPGKQESARLNSLCEPDRRGRVVVVELLQLLACLMLVKGGAVSLSPLQGRYLSSLISCVFSCDHGDSTEDLHARNELQKKEIDELRATNELLKKEIDELRATNGNQKKRIEQQKNEIEFIKARGYTDDIVVDWDTAHPYLSIAGDKKSFTYQSQVQKVTLHEGSFDSSVCVLGSEGFSSGKHYWEVDVGKCSDWDLGVARKSAPRKGRITLSPKEGFWALGLSVKFCWARTDPWTQLEVQENPRKVGVFLNCEEKTLTFFNVTNMSVMFTFQDCAFSEAVYPFFKNSHRESTIRICSVEEE; translated from the exons ATGAACTTCTTCCCATTGGAAAGGCACTGTGTTCTTTGCTATTCAGTCAAGGGGAGAAGCGATGGACTAAGACAGAGGATCTATgcccagggaaagggaaaaccatcccctgggaagcaggaatCTGCCAGGCTGAATTCCCTTTGTGAGCCAGACAGAAGGGGCAGGGTGGTTGTGGTGGAGCTACTCCAGCTTCTGGCTTGCTTGATGCTGGTCAAGGGAGGTGCCGTGTCCCTCAGCCCACTACAAGGACGTTATCTGTCTTCTCTGATTTCATGTGTCTTCTCCTGTGACCACGGTGACTCAACAGAGGACCTCCATGCAAGAAACG AGCTACAGAAGAAGGAGATTG ATGAACTGCGTGCAACGAATG AGCTACTGAAGAAGGAGATTG ATGAACTGCGTGCAACGAATG GGAACCAGAAGAAGCGGATCG agcagcagaagaacGAGATTG AATTCATAAAGGCTCGTGGCTATACAG ATGACATCGTGGTTGATTGGGACACAGCCCATCCATACTTGTCTATTGCTGGGGACAAGAAGAGTTTCACGTATCAATCACAGGTCCAGAAAGTGACTCTCCATGAGGGCAGTTTTGATTCCTCTGTCTGCGTGCTGGGCTCAGAAGGTTTCTCCTCCGGCAAGCATTACTGGGAGGTGGACGTGGGAAAATGCAGTGACTGGGACCTGGGAGTAGCCAGGAAATCCGCcccaaggaaaggaagaataacTCTGTCACCTAAAGAAGGATTCTGGGCTCTGGGCTTAAGTGTTAAATTTTGCTGGGCAAGAACCGATCCATGGACACAGTTAGAGGTGCAGGAAAATCCCAGGAAAGTTGGGGTTTTCCTTAACTGTGAAGAGAAAACTCTGACTTTTTTCAATGTCACCAACATGTCTGTGATGTTCACGTTTCAAGACTGTGCATTCTCCGAAGCAGTTTATCCATTCTTTAAAAACTCACACAGAGAATCAACCATCAGGATTTGCTCAGTTGAAGAGGAATAA
- the LOC129736244 gene encoding butyrophilin subfamily 1 member A1-like isoform X1: MNFFPLERHCVLCYSVKGRSDGLRQRIYAQGKGKPSPGKQESARLNSLCEPDRRGRVVVVELLQLLACLMLVKGGAVSLSPLQGRYLSSLISCVFSCDHGDSTEDLHARNELQKKEIDELRATNELLKKEIDELRATNEDLHARNEDLHARNGNQKKRIEQQKNEIEFIKARGYTDDIVVDWDTAHPYLSIAGDKKSFTYQSQVQKVTLHEGSFDSSVCVLGSEGFSSGKHYWEVDVGKCSDWDLGVARKSAPRKGRITLSPKEGFWALGLSVKFCWARTDPWTQLEVQENPRKVGVFLNCEEKTLTFFNVTNMSVMFTFQDCAFSEAVYPFFKNSHRESTIRICSVEEE; the protein is encoded by the exons ATGAACTTCTTCCCATTGGAAAGGCACTGTGTTCTTTGCTATTCAGTCAAGGGGAGAAGCGATGGACTAAGACAGAGGATCTATgcccagggaaagggaaaaccatcccctgggaagcaggaatCTGCCAGGCTGAATTCCCTTTGTGAGCCAGACAGAAGGGGCAGGGTGGTTGTGGTGGAGCTACTCCAGCTTCTGGCTTGCTTGATGCTGGTCAAGGGAGGTGCCGTGTCCCTCAGCCCACTACAAGGACGTTATCTGTCTTCTCTGATTTCATGTGTCTTCTCCTGTGACCACGGTGACTCAACAGAGGACCTCCATGCAAGAAACG AGCTACAGAAGAAGGAGATTG ATGAACTGCGTGCAACGAATG AGCTACTGAAGAAGGAGATTG ATGAACTGCGTGCAACGAATG AGGACCTCCATGCAAGGAACG AGGACCTCCATGCAAGGAACG GGAACCAGAAGAAGCGGATCG agcagcagaagaacGAGATTG AATTCATAAAGGCTCGTGGCTATACAG ATGACATCGTGGTTGATTGGGACACAGCCCATCCATACTTGTCTATTGCTGGGGACAAGAAGAGTTTCACGTATCAATCACAGGTCCAGAAAGTGACTCTCCATGAGGGCAGTTTTGATTCCTCTGTCTGCGTGCTGGGCTCAGAAGGTTTCTCCTCCGGCAAGCATTACTGGGAGGTGGACGTGGGAAAATGCAGTGACTGGGACCTGGGAGTAGCCAGGAAATCCGCcccaaggaaaggaagaataacTCTGTCACCTAAAGAAGGATTCTGGGCTCTGGGCTTAAGTGTTAAATTTTGCTGGGCAAGAACCGATCCATGGACACAGTTAGAGGTGCAGGAAAATCCCAGGAAAGTTGGGGTTTTCCTTAACTGTGAAGAGAAAACTCTGACTTTTTTCAATGTCACCAACATGTCTGTGATGTTCACGTTTCAAGACTGTGCATTCTCCGAAGCAGTTTATCCATTCTTTAAAAACTCACACAGAGAATCAACCATCAGGATTTGCTCAGTTGAAGAGGAATAA
- the LOC129736244 gene encoding butyrophilin subfamily 1 member A1-like isoform X4: protein MNEDLHARNEDLHARNELQKKEIDELRATNELLKKEIDELRATNEDLHARNEDLHARNDELRATNEDLHARNEDLHARNDELRATNEDLHARNGNQKKRIEQQKNEIEFIKARGYTDDIVVDWDTAHPYLSIAGDKKSFTYQSQVQKVTLHEGSFDSSVCVLGSEGFSSGKHYWEVDVGKCSDWDLGVARKSAPRKGRITLSPKEGFWALGLSVKFCWARTDPWTQLEVQENPRKVGVFLNCEEKTLTFFNVTNMSVMFTFQDCAFSEAVYPFFKNSHRESTIRICSVEEE from the exons ATGAATG AGGACCTCCATGCAAGGAACG AGGACCTCCATGCAAGAAACG AGCTACAGAAGAAGGAGATTG ATGAACTGCGTGCAACGAATG AGCTACTGAAGAAGGAGATTG ATGAACTGCGTGCAACGAATG AGGACCTCCATGCAAGGAACG AGGACCTCCATGCAAGAAACG ATGAACTGCGTGCAACGAATG AGGACCTCCATGCAAGGAACG AGGACCTCCATGCAAGAAACG ATGAACTGCGTGCAACGAATG AGGACCTCCATGCAAGGAACG GGAACCAGAAGAAGCGGATCG agcagcagaagaacGAGATTG AATTCATAAAGGCTCGTGGCTATACAG ATGACATCGTGGTTGATTGGGACACAGCCCATCCATACTTGTCTATTGCTGGGGACAAGAAGAGTTTCACGTATCAATCACAGGTCCAGAAAGTGACTCTCCATGAGGGCAGTTTTGATTCCTCTGTCTGCGTGCTGGGCTCAGAAGGTTTCTCCTCCGGCAAGCATTACTGGGAGGTGGACGTGGGAAAATGCAGTGACTGGGACCTGGGAGTAGCCAGGAAATCCGCcccaaggaaaggaagaataacTCTGTCACCTAAAGAAGGATTCTGGGCTCTGGGCTTAAGTGTTAAATTTTGCTGGGCAAGAACCGATCCATGGACACAGTTAGAGGTGCAGGAAAATCCCAGGAAAGTTGGGGTTTTCCTTAACTGTGAAGAGAAAACTCTGACTTTTTTCAATGTCACCAACATGTCTGTGATGTTCACGTTTCAAGACTGTGCATTCTCCGAAGCAGTTTATCCATTCTTTAAAAACTCACACAGAGAATCAACCATCAGGATTTGCTCAGTTGAAGAGGAATAA